Genomic window (Fibrobacter sp.):
CTGAGGGCTCTGGCCGACCGTTCCAGAATTACCAGGGTACCCTTGAACCGGATTGGGATTATTCACAAAGTGGGCAGGACCCAATGCAAGCTTGAGCAGAAGTACCGCAGGATGCCCTCTGTGGAGGAAATTGCCCAGGAGCTTAAGCTTAATGTAAAAGAGATTATCGAGATACAGAAGATTGGCAACCGCTACCTCTCTCTGGACACCCCGATTCAGGCTGATGACAGTTCAGAGTTGATAGATCTGCTTCAGGATGAGAATCAGGAGCTTCCTGACAGTCGTCTGATAGAGATGTCGGTGCAGGAGGGAGTAAACCGGATTTTAGACACCCTTAACGACCGCGAAAAGAGAGTGCTCAAGCTTTACTTTGGTGTGGGTGAGGACACCCCGCATACTCTCGATGAGATCGGCAGACGTCTTCATCTTACCCGTGAGAGGGTACGCCAGATAAAGGAGAAAGCTATTCATCGGCTGAAAAACTCCTACCGCAACAGATACTTGAAAGTGTTCACTGATTAAGCAGACCCGGTTGTAAAGAGTTTTATTTTGTAACCACTGTTGCCAGCGATAGTGGTTTTTTTATTGAATTAATTGTTTTTCATTTACGAAACTACTTTGCAAAAGCTGACCCTGGTTGTAAAATTAAATTCAATCAGGGGAGAGGAGGGGTTATTGACTTAAATGGTTGGGCGGATCTATTTTATAAGCGCTTAAACCAAATACCCAAATTGCAAGGAGGAAGTGTCCATGCGCACAGTAAAACTCTTCTCTATTCTTCTTTGTCTGTCCGGCTTTGTGTATTCCGGTCAGTCTGTGGCGGTTTTTCCGGTCCAGGGAGTGAATATTGACAAAAGCTTTGCTGATGCATTCGGGATGCTCCTGGCAAACAAGTACGCAAGTGTTTCCAATATGAAGGTGATAAATCCCCTTAAATCAGCGGCGGCTGTTAAAGATAATGACGATCTGGTGGCTGCAGCAAAGAAACTGGGCGTTGACGAGTACATCGAAATTAATGCTGTGGGGCTTTACCTGAGCAGGAGAGAGGAAAAAGAAGCGTTAATTGATACTTCAGGTGGTCAAAGAGTAATCATAATAAATAAGGAAGAAAGAAGCAGGGATGATCAGGATCTTCTGGATAATGGGAAAACCATAGTGACAGTTTCCAGAATGGACAAGGATGGAAACCTGATCCATAAAGCAGAACTGACTCTGGTGACTTATGGTGATATAGAGGAATCTACCGTCAGGTTTTCACGTGCGTTGTGGAAAAAAGTTTCTGTTGAGGAAACCCGTGATATGAATAATGTTACCAGACGGGAAGGTATGGGGCATAACAAAACTTTTATTGAAACTCTTAAAGGTGTTAAAATCGGGATGAGCTATCCTACATCATTTGTCAGGGAATTCAGCCCGCTTGTAAGTATTGGATTTAACTACAAGGCTGATGCTGAGAAGTTTTTTATGGAATTCGGAGTAGGTGGGAAAATTCCCAGGGATGCATTTGATGCCAATGTAAGACAGTATGGAGGTGTTTTTTTTGAAGCGGGCGCAAGTTATTATGTTATAAACAATGTGGTTGGCATGTATCTTGGCGGCGGAATAATGCCGTTTATCGATTTTGCAAATAGTATTCAGATGGGGCTGGAACCCTATATACAAATCGGGATAATGGTACCCAGGAACTCCAGGGTGTGTTTCTATTCAGAACTCCGGTTTGCTCAGAACGCATTAGCATTGATGACTGGCGACGAAGATTATGATGATTATTACTCATATGGTCTTTCCAGGGAAAAAGATTTTCCTTCTGAGTTTGGAATTAATTTCGGGATCGCCTTCTAAAGTACGTGAAGGTTTTCGGATAACTACGGAAGATTTTCTATCGTCATTATTACTGCTTTTCTCTGGAATCCCAGAGGAAGCGTTTTTTTATCAGCTGTATTTCGGATTCACCCTGTTCAATGCAAATTCTTCTGTTTTACTGAATATCTGAGAGTTTAGTTAAAATCTCTGACGGATGTATATTTAAAGTATGATTCCACAGATGATAAATAAAATCCGTAAAGCAAGAAAAAAACGTATTCTGGTTATTTCCGCAAGCGGGGTTCAGGGTGGTATTCAGAGTATATACCTTGGAGTAAACGGCACCGACTGGGAGATTATCTCTCATGCTTTTATGCCATACCCTCAGAAAGTGTCATGGCTGATGGAGAGCCTTTCAGGAAATGACAGTCAATTAAAGATTTCTGAATTAGGCTGGCTTGATTACAAGGTTTCCCTTCTATTGATTGAGTGTGCGAAGACTGCACTGGCTCAAACACCAGCAGCTCTCAGGGTTCCTCATTATGTGGTCCTCAACAAGCCTCTTCTCTGGAGAGGAGCAACAGGTGAGAACCTGCAGCAGTCATACTGGGATATTCCGGTTGGTGATGGTCAGTTTGTTTCCAGTTCTCTTGGAGTGCCTGTTATTACCGATCTTGTGCGCCATAACATTATAGCAGGCGGCCCGGGTGTTCTCCCGAATAATCCCGGAAACCAGATTATCACATCGAGGTGCAACGGTATTGTAATCCTCATCAATATTGGCTTGACAAGCAGAATCACTGTGATCGATACCGAGAGTTCTTCTGTGCTTGTGGATTCTGACTGCGGGCCGGGATCCTGCCTGCTTAACAAAGTAATAAAGGAATTTAACACAGGGGAGAGTTTTGACCGTGATGGTTCTTTTTCTGCCAGGGGCAATGTTGATGGGGATTGCTTGAACAGACTGGCCCAGAGTCAGTGGCTTTTAAAACCGGCACCCAAACAGGCATACAGTGATCAGTTTGATCAATTACTTGATGATCCTGCCCTGAGAGAGATGTCTCCCTCTGACAGAGCCTCGACAGTGACTGCCCTGACAGCAAAGGCAATTTATGATTTTTTCCGCAGAGAGATACGTTCCTCAGTGGCCCCGTCAGCGGTTTACATTTCCGGAGGCGGCACGAACAATCTTACACTTATGGAATACCTCTCCACTTATTTCGATTCTGTTCCGGTAAAGAGTATACAGGAGCTTGGAATTCCTCCTGAGATGCGTATTCCGGTCGCTCTGGGCCTTACAGTAGATGCATTTCTTTCAGGAACAGCGGTTCCATGGGAGACAGGAAACAATCCCAGAATCGAGCCTCTGGGGAGATGGGTTATTCCTGATACTTCTGCAAACCGGATCTCATCCAGGTTGTAGAGTCAGTGGTCCTCTTCTGATTCTGTCCTGAATCTGGTGTTAAGCATTATTACCATCTCTCCTCTGGGTGGATGTTTTTCAAAATGCTTAAGAAGAGAGTCTGGATCACCTCTGAGGTACTCCTCGAATACCTTGGTAAGTTCCCTGGCAATCACTACCTTTATATTCCCCAGGACCTCTTTGATCTCTGAGAGCACCTTGATAATGCGGTGGGGAGTTTCATAGAAAATAACAGTCCGGGGTTCATCTCTCAACGTCTCGAAGAGTTTGATACGCTGGGAACTCTTATGTGGCAGGAAATTCTCAAACACAAAACGATCAGTAGGCATCCCGCTGCCAACCAGTGCTGCAAGCAGAGCGGATGCCCCGGGGACTGGCACGATTTTTATGTTCTCCTCGATGGCTGCTTTGACAAGGTTGTAGGCCGGGTCTGCTATTCCCGGAGTACCGGCATCGGTGATAAGCGCCAGATTCTTTCCATCTTTCAGTTTCTGCACAAGTGAAGGAGTAACTTTCTCTTTGTTGAAATCGTGGTAGGCTATAAGGGGAACATTGATATCATAATGAGAAAGGAGTTTTCTTGAAACACGGGTATCCTCTGTGAGAATATAATCGGCTTCTTTGAGTGTACTTACTGCCCGGAAAGTTATATCGGCCAGATTGCCGATTGGTGTAGATACGATAAAAAGGGCCATCAATAACCCTCCAGTTTGGCAATTCTGATAGTTTTTTTCACACTCTTTTTGCCCTTGCTTGCTGTCAGTTTTACATAATAGGTTCCATTGGCAATTCTGTACTTATCTTCATCTTTGCCATCCCAGTCTTGTTCCTGATATCCTATAACATCGTGAAATGTCCAGGTTTTGATCTTTTTCCCTGTGACAGTGTAAACAGAAAGCACGACCTTGTCAGCCAGATCGGTGAGCAAGTAAGCGAAGCGGACCAATTTTATCCCATTTGGGGTTTTGTGTACAGAAAAAGGATTGGGGTGACAAGCCAGAAATTTAATCGAGAGGTCGTCGCCGGGCATATAGGCATAGGTTCTTGACGCGCGATTGCCTGCGAGATCCTCAAGGCTGATTTCAAGGGAATCGATTGTCCTCTGGGGTTTTGGATAAGCTGTGATCAGCATGTTCCTCAGGTCACCGGAAAATGGGATTTCAGAGTGGCTGTCCGGAGGGAGTTTTTTCCTGTTAAGAGAGATTGAAACTGATCCGGGATAAATTTCTGAAGGATCGGAGAGCATTATACTGAAAGGTTTGTCTTTTGCTGCGTAGTCAAGGGAATTCAGTGTTCTCCCAAAGACCGAAAGCTCGATGTCGGGGACACGTGTATCGGTAAGAAAAGAGAGTGACAAGGGTCCGCTTTCATTGGTTCGAACAGTGAATCGGGTATTGGAGGCATTAGGGCTGCCTCCTGCAGACCTCCACTTTGAAATCTGGCTGTCATACTGCATTACTGCCAGTTTGCCGGAGGCCGCGGTTGTTTTTTTCAGTGACCGGTTCAGGTCAGCAGTGTCCGGATGGAAGATCCAGATCAGGGTATCTGAACTGCTCAGAGCAGGACGGCTTCCAATTGACATCTCTGCGGCTGAGTCACTTTTCAGATTAAGCCAGCGTGAATCTGTCAAAAGAGGCTGAGCGACGCTCATAGGATTGTCAAATAGGAAGATTCTGCGAGGTTTGTCAAATTTACGCGTTGGTACGATCAATAATCCTCCTCCGGCGGAGCGGAGGGTATCGGATGGCCCTTTGAGTGTGGAATAGATAAGGTGGGTACTGGCTGTTACGCTGTTATTTCCACTGAGAATTTCGGTAAATCTGCCGTCGAAATTGAGTATCCCACTATATTGTAAAGTCCCCTGAGTATCGGGAATTGCTTTGGAGAAAGAACGGAAGGCTCCCGGGTTCAGAGAATCCTTACATTTCAGAACAGCAATGGTATCTGTGAATCCGTTCGGCCGTATCCATTGAAGAAGAATATTAAAGGGGGCAGAGGCGGCGTTTCCGATGTTAAGAACCGTGAATTTGATTCTCAGAGAATCATCTTCCCAGTTCAGTTTGATTGCATTTTCTGCGAATGCAAGATCGGGCCGACCTTTTATATTGAAGCTGAATATGGAACTTTGTTTGGTTTCTTCTGATGCGTAAACCTGGAAAAGAAGAAGCAGACGTTTATTTACATTTTCGCTGCTTGTAAGGGGGATCTTCTGGTTTGAAACCCATCGGTCGGCGCTGTCCGGATCCATTCTCATATCCAGCCATGAAACATCCTCCCTGTTGCCCTCAGAAAGAGCATAAAGAAGGCGGACAACAGGGGATGAACCGGTCTGAAGTCTGCAGTGGACAAGGACACTGTCTCCGAAAAACGGTTTTTCGGGTGACAAACGCACATTGTGTACCATGATTGTATCTTTCGCAAAAGAGACCCATCCCCGCACCTCAGCAGTGTCATTCCACGCATAAGCTCTGACAACACCGTTTGATGTACCGGCTTTCTCCTTTACAGAAAATGTTCTGGAAATGCTGCCCTTATTAACTGTGGAAATATTCTGATCCCATACCTCGTAACCTGCTTTGACAGTCAGTTTGATATTGCCTTTTTTTACCGGGCTGGTGTTGGCTTTTACCTTGAGGCTGTCTCCGCTCTCGAGGAAAGATCTTGAGAGTGAAATGTCAAGGGTATCCGGGGTGAGTACCCAGGGCAGGGCAGGATCGCCAAGAAGATTGTATTGACGGACAAGAAAGATGTACTCCGGCCCGTAGCGAACAAGCATGTTGAGTTCGCAGAAATCAAAGAGCTCTCCTATCGTACTGAAACTGCCATCAAGAGCAAGCTCCATAAGGAGCTTGTTCATCAGGAAATTTCCTGTCTTGGATGTATAGGCACTGGCTCCATAAAAGCAGATCGCGCCATTGTGATTGGTTCTTATAAATTCCTCTCCGAGGGAGCGGTAAGTGTTGCTTTCGAAGAATCCGGTGAGACAGGTAAAACTGAAGACAACCGGAAGTCTTCCTCCGCTACCCCATTGACCATTGTAGAGTTTTGGGAGATCGTTGTAACCGAAGAAATTGTTGTCGGACCAGATGTTTCCTCCGCCGTGGCCGTTGAAACTGATAAGAAAGACACCTGAATTGATGTTCCCTGCGATAAAATTGGAGGCAGTGAAACCGTCTCTGTAGAATTGTGACCCGGAATCCGCATCCATTCGTATTACGTTCAATTTTGAGCCAATTGTCTCATTTACTAAAGAGTTGTTGAATGCAGTAAAATCAGCTTCACCTCCGCCAAGCAGGAGCAGATTGTCACGCCAGTATCCACGCTGGGGATTTTTGATATACTTTACTGTCTTATCGACAAGAGTTCTTAACTCCTGTTCATTACCCGCAGGGAAACGGCCGACACATATATCAGGGAAGTTGTCCTCTCCCCAGACTGTTCCGAAATATCCGTCATCGGCACCCGGACCCCATCCGGGGAATCTTGAAAGGTGTGTCGGGACGACATTCAGGGAGCCTGTTTTGTCTAGATCGTGAGTGGTATCCCCTCCCAGAAGCAGGTAGCGGGGAGGTTTTTTTCCAGAAATTGAAAAGAGATATTTCAGAAAGGTTCTTATACTTTCAGGATCACGGATGCCATAAGAGAACCTGTTGTAGATATCATCGATATCAACAAAAGCTGTGCTCAGTCCAAGGTCGGTATGTACCTTGAGCAGCGGCTCAAATTCTTCACGAAACTTATTGCTGCTGATAATCAGATATTCTGTTCCCGCAAGTTTCTTCCAGTCATCCTTTATGGTGTCCAGCACCATGAGTGCTGGCGTAAGCCTTTTTTTCTTTGCCTGGGCAAGATACCGGGTTTCATAATTGATGCTGTCCTGGAAAGTCAGCGTTTTTGTGTTGCGGAGTCTGCCGCTTCCATCAGAGAGCAGAAAATCAACGAAATATCTGTTCCGGCCAATATCCCAGAGTTCAAGATCTTCTTCCCCGAAGTTAGTCAGTTCATATTCGACAACCTTTCCCAAGGCATTGGGATTATTCTTGAAGGATATGCTGTTTTCTTTTGTCTGGAAATTACGGTTATATATAAGCTCTATCCAGTTCAGAGCAGCGTAATCGTGAAAGTCTCTTCTGGAGGAGATAAAACTGATTCTGTTCAGATCTTCGAACCTGTCAACGGAAAAAGTATCGCTTTCATAGATGAAAAAGCGCTGTCCATCCCATACTGCCGTGTCTTTTGATCCTAGCGGGTCATTATTGAACAGAATTCTGAAATGGTGATCATTGCTGATAGAATCATTTTTTGTTACTCCCATTAATCCAATACGCATTTTGGCAGTTCCGGAAGCAGCAGCATTAGGAATATCAATGTTGAAAACTGTAAGCTGCTCTCTGCCGATATGCCCCCAGTACCAGTTATCGACATGTGATTGTGTCAATGGCGGATCTGTGACTTCATCGGGAGGAATGTCTGCCACACTTCCCAGGTAAAGGATAAAATTGTCGTATTCAAGATGTACAGTGTCGATAAAATCACGCGCTTCTACCAATTCTCCTGTAGTGGAGTACTGTGAAGGATCTTTTCTCGGTTGTCCGGAAACCTCTGCTACTCTGGCGCCGAGAGCACCTCCCCAGGTAAGCCAGTAACAGTTGGTATTTGAAAACTGTTCGTAGTAGCTGTTTTTTCCCCTGAGTGCTCTTCCGTAAAACAGTATCCTGTCATCAGGGCCCAACCTTGATTTATGAGAGTTGGTTACATAGATGGGAATCTCGCGGTCTTTCTCGAAGAGACGGAATGTTCTGGAATCGATTTTTTCAACTGGAATGCCCAGGTCTTTCAGGTCGGATGGGGTGATCTGATATATTCCATCTTTCACAACCGAAATGCGGATGCCTTTTGTAAACGAAATGGCGGGGAGTTCTGCCGCTGTTTTGCTTAATGGAGTGAAAAGGGGAGCAATGAGTACATTACCCTTGATAACAGCCTTTTCCTTTTCTGCTGTTCTGTAAACCGGTGAGTTGAAATGAAGTGAGATTTCTCCCTTCAGAGAGGAGGAATTTAAATCACCCATAGCTTTGAAACTGTACCACTGCAGCCAGTTGCTGTGGAACAGACCGCCTGATCTTTTTTCAACTTTAGCGGAGTGGGTTATCCCTGTAGTACTGTCATGGAAAACAGCTCTGAAGGTGCATTCTACGGTTGGCAGAGAAGTGAATGCAAACCAGCATTCTTCATCGGGGGAATGGTTTGTAATTTGGAAGCTTATCAGGGCTGAATTCTCGGACAGTGAATTCAGCTTATACCTGATCTCAGCTCCTGCATTGGAGATGAGAGTTAAGAGAATAAGGTAAAAAGCATGTTTTTTAAAGGACATTGAAATACCCGGTTTTCAAAGAATAAGTCTCATTAATCTCCACGAACAGAGCATAATGCCATTTGCCTGGTGCCAGCGGATGGAATTCAGGTGGAAAGCAGGCGCTGAACCTGGCAGGGTTGTCGGTTGCGGAGAATACAAGCTCTTTAGAGCTTGTCAATGTGTCACCCGAATTGTCATTCCAGATGTGGGCGTAGGAAAAGACTCCGCCTTTAATATCTGACTCCCAATGCAGGCATGTGTCCTTACTCAGAATATCTTTGTTTCTGGGTTGTGGAGCAAGCTTGAGAGAACATGGATCAGAGAGCTGTCCCTCTCTTCCCAGTTCATCAACTGCGTAAATTCTGTAATATATGACTGACAGGTTAATATCACTTTTCGGGAAAACCTGCGGTTCAAGAAAATCTTCAAGAGTGGATATTTCTGGTGGGATACCTGATGATCTGGTGAAGACATCGAAAACGGAATCTCCCGGCATTTTCCTGACCAGGGTATAAAACGAAATTGGAACAGGGATTGTTTCCGGTGGAGCCCAGGAGAGATGCACTCCTTCCATGTAATCTCCCAGAGCATCTTTTACGACTTTCAATTTTATCTCTGTAAATGCCGGTTTGCCTGGTTCAGGAGGGAGGGGAGCCGGTGGTTCACAGGTAAGTCCCATCATAACTGGACAAAGGCAGAGTAAGAAAAGATACCTCAAATCCCTCACAGATGGTCCTCACGATATGTTTCCAGAATCAGACACGCTGCCAGACGGTCAATTGCCGCCTTGTCACGACGCTGTTTCTTTTTCCTGAACAGCATCAATTCGGAAGCTCTTCTGGAAGAGCGGCTTTCATCGGCAAAATCAACCGGTTTACCGGATCGCTCTTTCAGGCTTTCCGCAAAACACCTTACTTCTTTTGACATTACCGTTTCGGCATCATTGATGTCAAGTGGAAGGCCCAGGACCAGAAGATCGGGGTTTTCCTGTCCGATGATGGAAATAAGGGGGATTATAGGATCAGGATGTTTTTTTCTGTCTATAGTTGTAAGGCCGCGGATATGTTGCCCGGAGCTGTCGGTAACGGCTATTCCTATTCTGCGCCGGCCATAATCAATGCCCATGAGCTTCATCTACCGCCTTCGTCCATTCCATCAGTACTTCAAGGGTAGACAGGTTTACATTACTGCTTTTGGGCTTTCTGTCGACAAGGAAGCGGAACTTTCCCTCTTTGAGGTTAAGGACGGCATAAATTGCATCCCTGCCCATTATTCCATTTGATGTTGCTGCATAAATGATACGTCCATTAAGAAAGTAGATAAGCGCGAAGGGCTTTTCCGTCTCGATGAGAATACATCCTGTTTTGCTGCCTATCTCTATAAACTGAAGCACCTCAATGAGGTTTCCGTCAGCAATGTTACCCTCCAGGGCAGAAGACTGTATGCTTTTCTGGATGTTCTGTGAATTGACAGCCAAAAGATGGGGAGTGACTACTTTGAAGATTTCCCGGTCGGAAAAAGTCACTCCCAGAAAGGTCATTGCCGGAAGAATGCGTCCTGGCTGCATTCCTGTGATGTCAGCGACATTGTACACGATAAAAAGAATTTTATCCGAACCAGGGATCTGTGAGAAAATTCTTTCCAGTGTTTGCAGGATGGTACGATCAAACCGGAAGTCTACTACCACCACTTCTGGAATGAGTTCAGAGAGTCTGTTGCGTAAGGATGGCAGATCTTTTATTGATGAGATCTGGAAACCGGCCTCAAGAAAACACTTTTCCAGAGTGGTAGTGGTATCTGTCAGGCTGTACTGTATTGTTTTAGGAGTCTTGGCAATTATAAAGACGTTCTTCTTGATTGCCAGCCCCTTATCACTGTCGCGCGCTGCTGCTTTTCTTTTTCTGATTATCAGAATCGGGATGAATATAACGATGAAGAAAAGAGCGACTGCGGCCGCCAGAAATCCTATCCCCCGCAGGTTGAGGGAGAGGATCGATCCCGGAGCATCGATGATATTCCCATACTTCCGCTCGATCCATCCGATAGTATCCTTGTACACTACTTTACACCAGGATTCCCCCTCACCTACAAGGGGGAGATTTTCACCTTTTTTAGCCATACCCAGAAGCGGGGCATCGGGGCTGAGATAAAGAAGGACTTTGGTCATTGAATAAGTGACCTGGAAATATTTGATACCTGGATCATCATCATCAAACTGGTGCACGACAGGTGGTGACTGCAAAAAATTCTGTTGTGTAAACCAGTTTTTAATGCGGGACTCTTTTTTTACCGGCTCTGGTTTCTGCTCACTTCTCTTTTGTTCCTTTCGGCTGCTGAAGGCTTTCTGTGTAGAAGCCTGTGACCTTCGGTAGTATGACGTGTCAATTGCTGAAACAGGTTTGTCAGAGACTTCTTCAGCGCTGACAACCGGGACAGAAATGGACTCTACCACCGCCACTGGACTATCTGAACTAACAGGAGGAGTTGGCACAGAAACGGGTTCAACCGGTGGAGGAGGAGGTGGTGGAAGTGGGGGAGGAGGAGTTGATGGTTCCAGGAGTTTTACTGCTGATTTGCGCAACCATCCACCGGTAATGCCTGGAACCTTTATCCGGTACCAGTCATTTATATCACTGAGAACTGTGCATTTTTCTCCCTTGTTAACCACTCCCAGAAGTTTTGAGTTCGGAGTAGGAGCTATATAGACATTGGTATAGGGATCAACTACTTCTACCTGCTTTTCCTGGGCAGCAGTCAAAGAGAATAAAATCAGTATCCAGGCTATTCTTTGCGCAATATTAATATTCATAATGAGTCTGTGCGAAAGACTCAGGCTTCCGCCACCTTGCTTTTAGAGATATAATAGTATACACCACCTGTAGTCCCGCCAATGAGCAATAATAAGAGAAGTATTGAGACTACAGATACGCCGCCGGGATTGTCCACAACTTCACCGGCCTTTTTCTCTACCCATCCGAAGCTCTCTTTAACTTTTACATGGTACCATGAGGTGCCTTCGAAGACCAGTTCCAGATGATCACCTTTTTTTGCCTGTTCAATTATCTCGGATTTAGGATCGAGTTCTTTGTAGACGTTCGCGAAAGGTGCTTTAACTTCTACATATTGCTTTTCATCCGCAGAAATGATACTGCTGAAACAGAGTACGGTAAAAATTGACAGAATGCCAAATGTAACTACTCTCATGGACAACTCCTCCTTCTATATATTAGATATCAAGCCGCTTATTAATCGGTTAAAATCTGATTGCGAATCGGAATCGGTAAACCTCAGTTTTATCTTAAGATACCAAAATTCTGAAGAAATAACAACTCCGGAATTCTTCAGCCTGAAGGCATCCTTTTCTGTTGTCACCAATCCCTGAGAATATAATTCGTGGATAGAATTAAAATCAGGTTCATTATATATATGATGATCGGAGAACTTTAATTCCCTGCATGGGTTTACCCCCAGACTCCTGAGCAGATCAAAAAAACGGTATGGCCGTGCTATGCCGCAGAAGGCGACCGGGTTTGTCAGAGGAGGTGTACTGCTTTGCTGTCCAGTGTTGAAATTCACCCAGCAGTCAGCTTCCTGGCACAGAATAAAACAGGGCAGACCAGGAAAACGCTTTGTTATCTCATCCTTGACCTTATAGCACTCCTGAACAGACCTGGAATCATCGATCAGAAATACCGCATCTGCTCTGTTGAGAGATTCAAGTGGTTCACGGAGGTATCCGCAAGGGATCAAACTGTCATGGAGAACCCTTTTATCGATGCAGACCAGATCAAGATCACGATGGAGCATCCTGTGCTGAAATCCGTCATCAAGAAGAAATACCGCATTCGTCGGGGTTATTCCAGAAAGTTTCCTGGCACTCCTGGAACGGTTTGCCGATACAGCGACCCAGGACTGAGGCAGGCGTGAATGAAACATAGAGGGTTCATCACCAGCTTCCTGCCATTCTACCTCTTCGCCCGGTTTGACAATCAGATCTTTCCTGCTCTGCCTTCCATACCCTCTGGAAAGCAGTGCCACAGGGATTCCCTCATTCTGCAGGTACTCTGCTGTCATGAGTGTCAACGGAGTTTTTCCTGTTCCCCCGGCCCTGATTCCTCCTATACTGATGACTTTGCGCTCTGCATGATAGCTGCGGGATGAGTCGGTATCGAAGAGCCTGTTCCGTCGTTTTACAAAATAAGAATAGATCATGCTCAGGGCTTTTACAGGAAGACTTCTGCCCAGCCATGGATGCAGTGGAGTGGGTTTATCTGAATCGATCATGGTTTTTCCGGTCTTGTGGCTCTCATTACTCTGGGATTTCCGCCCAGATCTTTACAGATTACTACTCCGGACCACCCTGAAGCAAGGAATATCTCTTTGACATACTCACCCTGATCATATCCTATTTCGCAGTAGATATGCCCGTTGCTTTTGAGCAGTCCGGGTGAATCAGCCGCAAGAAGTCTGTAGTAATCCAGACCATCCTTACCGCCGTAAAGAGCAGTACGGGGTTCGAAATCTGTCACCGAATTGTCAAGAGTTTCCATCTCTTTTGCTGAGATATACGGGGGATTGCTTACCACAAAATCAAACAAAGGGCGGTTTTTAAAAGCACTGAGCATATCGGCACAGACAAGATCGATTCCGGGGCCGCAGTTGATGGCGGCTGTTTTAAGTGCTTTAAAAGATAAATCGACAGCTACCGCTTTCCACCCCTTGTTATGTTCTGTCAAAATGCAGGAGATGATACCTGATCCGGTGCCTATATCTGCAAAAAGGAGATCGGGCGATTTTTCATTTGCTAAAACCTGCTCGACCAGGGTTTCTGTGTCGGGTCTGGGGATAAGGACATCGGGATTTACGGTGAATTCACGGGAATAGAAGTAGACTTTTCCGGTAATATAGGCCAGAGGTTCCCCTTTGAGTGCGCGCGAGAGTATTCTGCGCATTTTTTCTTCTGATGTATTGTCAAGCTCAGATGAGCGGTGGAGATAGAGGTCGGTTCTGGAGCAGTTCAGGACAAATTCAAGAATCTGCTCTGATTGCGGACAGGCCAGCTCTGCCATGGAAGGGGTGAGTTTGCTTTTCAGAAGTTCAAGTGCCTCTCCGATAGTCATAGTCTGGAAAAATAGTTAATTGAGGGGGAAGGCAGAGGC
Coding sequences:
- a CDS encoding RNA polymerase sigma factor RpoD/SigA produces the protein MVEKRMIIPDENSLELYLKEISRNEALSAEEEARLAVRIKKGDKKALEKLIKANLRFVVSVARNYQNQGLPLGELISEGNLGLIQAAKRFDEKRNFKFISYAVWWIRQAILRALADRSRITRVPLNRIGIIHKVGRTQCKLEQKYRRMPSVEEIAQELKLNVKEIIEIQKIGNRYLSLDTPIQADDSSELIDLLQDENQELPDSRLIEMSVQEGVNRILDTLNDREKRVLKLYFGVGEDTPHTLDEIGRRLHLTRERVRQIKEKAIHRLKNSYRNRYLKVFTD
- the ruvX gene encoding Holliday junction resolvase RuvX yields the protein MKLMGIDYGRRRIGIAVTDSSGQHIRGLTTIDRKKHPDPIIPLISIIGQENPDLLVLGLPLDINDAETVMSKEVRCFAESLKERSGKPVDFADESRSSRRASELMLFRKKKQRRDKAAIDRLAACLILETYREDHL
- the rsmI gene encoding 16S rRNA (cytidine(1402)-2'-O)-methyltransferase; this translates as MMALFIVSTPIGNLADITFRAVSTLKEADYILTEDTRVSRKLLSHYDINVPLIAYHDFNKEKVTPSLVQKLKDGKNLALITDAGTPGIADPAYNLVKAAIEENIKIVPVPGASALLAALVGSGMPTDRFVFENFLPHKSSQRIKLFETLRDEPRTVIFYETPHRIIKVLSEIKEVLGNIKVVIARELTKVFEEYLRGDPDSLLKHFEKHPPRGEMVIMLNTRFRTESEEDH
- a CDS encoding DUF4388 domain-containing protein, which produces MNINIAQRIAWILILFSLTAAQEKQVEVVDPYTNVYIAPTPNSKLLGVVNKGEKCTVLSDINDWYRIKVPGITGGWLRKSAVKLLEPSTPPPPLPPPPPPPVEPVSVPTPPVSSDSPVAVVESISVPVVSAEEVSDKPVSAIDTSYYRRSQASTQKAFSSRKEQKRSEQKPEPVKKESRIKNWFTQQNFLQSPPVVHQFDDDDPGIKYFQVTYSMTKVLLYLSPDAPLLGMAKKGENLPLVGEGESWCKVVYKDTIGWIERKYGNIIDAPGSILSLNLRGIGFLAAAVALFFIVIFIPILIIRKRKAAARDSDKGLAIKKNVFIIAKTPKTIQYSLTDTTTTLEKCFLEAGFQISSIKDLPSLRNRLSELIPEVVVVDFRFDRTILQTLERIFSQIPGSDKILFIVYNVADITGMQPGRILPAMTFLGVTFSDREIFKVVTPHLLAVNSQNIQKSIQSSALEGNIADGNLIEVLQFIEIGSKTGCILIETEKPFALIYFLNGRIIYAATSNGIMGRDAIYAVLNLKEGKFRFLVDRKPKSSNVNLSTLEVLMEWTKAVDEAHGH
- the lpxK gene encoding tetraacyldisaccharide 4'-kinase, translating into MIDSDKPTPLHPWLGRSLPVKALSMIYSYFVKRRNRLFDTDSSRSYHAERKVISIGGIRAGGTGKTPLTLMTAEYLQNEGIPVALLSRGYGRQSRKDLIVKPGEEVEWQEAGDEPSMFHSRLPQSWVAVSANRSRSARKLSGITPTNAVFLLDDGFQHRMLHRDLDLVCIDKRVLHDSLIPCGYLREPLESLNRADAVFLIDDSRSVQECYKVKDEITKRFPGLPCFILCQEADCWVNFNTGQQSSTPPLTNPVAFCGIARPYRFFDLLRSLGVNPCRELKFSDHHIYNEPDFNSIHELYSQGLVTTEKDAFRLKNSGVVISSEFWYLKIKLRFTDSDSQSDFNRLISGLISNI
- the prmC gene encoding peptide chain release factor N(5)-glutamine methyltransferase; this translates as MTIGEALELLKSKLTPSMAELACPQSEQILEFVLNCSRTDLYLHRSSELDNTSEEKMRRILSRALKGEPLAYITGKVYFYSREFTVNPDVLIPRPDTETLVEQVLANEKSPDLLFADIGTGSGIISCILTEHNKGWKAVAVDLSFKALKTAAINCGPGIDLVCADMLSAFKNRPLFDFVVSNPPYISAKEMETLDNSVTDFEPRTALYGGKDGLDYYRLLAADSPGLLKSNGHIYCEIGYDQGEYVKEIFLASGWSGVVICKDLGGNPRVMRATRPEKP